Proteins co-encoded in one Candidatus Omnitrophota bacterium genomic window:
- the metF gene encoding methylenetetrahydrofolate reductase [NAD(P)H] produces the protein MKLEQLYQSNKPDISIELFPPKTPQGLEALWKQVDRLRLFDPAFFSVTYGAAGSTRDLTLDLVDQLKNRLALETVCHLTVVGQSKEEIHSNLEFLRDKEIPNIMALRGDPPKGEKEFSAHADGFHYAADLVEAAASYHYFSIAVAGFPELHPESPDRRSDIAYLKKKVDAGASVIVTQLFFDNAHFYEFHDAARKAGIKVPIVPGILPILSRDQVQRFTAICKSTIPDKVSARLERLKEDEAAATEYGIELATEQAQGLLDFGCPGLHFYSLNKSGSVEVVLKNLGLAV, from the coding sequence ATGAAGCTCGAACAGCTTTACCAATCCAATAAACCCGATATCTCCATTGAACTTTTCCCCCCAAAAACGCCTCAGGGCCTGGAGGCTTTGTGGAAGCAGGTGGATCGTTTGCGTCTTTTTGACCCGGCCTTCTTTTCTGTTACCTATGGCGCTGCGGGGAGCACGCGGGACCTTACGCTGGATCTGGTGGATCAACTGAAGAATCGCCTGGCTTTAGAGACCGTATGTCATCTGACTGTGGTGGGCCAGTCCAAAGAGGAGATTCATTCGAACCTGGAGTTTCTCAGAGACAAGGAGATTCCCAATATCATGGCTTTGCGCGGGGATCCTCCCAAAGGTGAAAAGGAGTTTAGTGCGCATGCGGATGGGTTTCACTATGCTGCGGATTTGGTTGAGGCTGCTGCGAGCTATCATTACTTTTCCATCGCCGTAGCCGGTTTTCCGGAGCTCCACCCGGAGTCCCCGGACCGCCGGAGCGATATTGCCTATCTTAAGAAAAAGGTCGATGCCGGAGCCAGCGTGATTGTGACCCAACTTTTTTTTGATAACGCCCACTTTTATGAATTCCACGATGCCGCGCGCAAGGCCGGCATTAAAGTGCCGATTGTCCCTGGGATTTTGCCCATTCTTTCCCGGGATCAAGTGCAGCGATTCACAGCTATCTGTAAATCCACGATTCCGGACAAGGTCTCAGCCCGGCTCGAGAGACTCAAGGAGGATGAGGCGGCTGCCACGGAATACGGAATCGAACTTGCCACCGAACAGGCGCAAGGTCTCCTCGATTTTGGATGCCCGGGCCTGCATTTCTACTCGTTGAATAAGTCGGGATCTGTTGAAGTTGTGCTGAAGAATCTTGGCCTTGCGGTTTGA